CTGTGCGGCCTGGAAGACAGTGGCTTCGAGGAAGCCTACAAAAAGGCCGGCAACATCTTTGCCAAGGTCGGCTCGGAGCCGGACAAGGGCGTCAGCAAACTGTTTACCCACCTGTCCCACGAAGTCGACGAATACATGAAGCACATCAGCGGCTACGGCATCGCCTAGTCCGCCTCCTCCAGGAAGCCCCGGCCCGGCCTTGTGCCCGGCCGGGGCTTTTTTATGACCGGCCCCGGTGCATCCGAAGAGCAAGCGGACTGTCACAGCGACGCAACGTGGACGCCAACCCTTTTCAATGCCGGCCTATTCCGTTACAGCCAGCCCTTGCCCGCAGCAATCAAGGAGTCGCCCATGCCGTCACTGTCGTTCATGCTCGCCTACCTCGTTTTCGGGGCGGTTGCCGGCGTCATCGCCGGACTGCTTGGGGTTGGCGGCGGCATTGTCGTGGTCCCGGCCCTGTTCTGGTTTTTCACCGCCCAGGGCTTTTCCCCGGACATCATCATGCAGATGGCCCTTGGCACGTCGTTGGCCGCCATCATGTTCACCTCAATCTCAAGCCTTCGGGCCCACCACCGCCGGGGCGCGGTCCTGTGGCCCATTGTCAAAGCCATCACTCCGGGTATCCTGATAGGCACCTTTGCCGGCTCCTGCGTGGCCGCCAAGCTCCCCACCGGCTTTCTCAAGGGCTTTTTCGTGTGCTTTCTCTATTACGTCGCCATCCAGATGCTGCTCAACATCAAGCCCAAGGCCAGCCGCCAGATTCCGGGCCAGGCCGGCATGTTCGGGGCCGGGTTTGGCATCGGCGCGGTGTCGAGTCTGGTCGGCATCGGCGGCGGCACCTTGTCCGTACCATTTATGGTCTGGTGCAACATCGCCATGCACACGGCCGTTGGCACTTCCGCCGCCATCGGCTTCCCCATCGCCCTGGCCGGAACCGTCGGATACGTCGTCAACGGCCTGGGCGCGGCGAATCTGCCGCCGCTGTCTTTTGGCTATATCTATCTGCCGGCCCTGGTCGGCGTGGCGGCTGTCAGCATCCTGACCGCTCCCTACGGCGCCAAGCTCGCGCACAAGCTGCCGGTTCCCACCCTCAAACGCTTCTTCGCCCTGTTCGTCCTGGCCATGGCCACGCGGATGCTGTGGGGCATGTTCTAACCCGCCGCAACAGAAGGGACCTCGCCATGCTGCAACCCCTGATCGGACTGGCCGTCATCCTGGCCGTCGCCGCGCTTGTGAGCGAACACCGGGGCAAAATCCCCTGGCGCATGGCGGCCGGCGGTCTCGGTTTGCAATTCGCCCTGGCGGCGCTGATGCTCAAGGCTCCTTTTTTGCGCGGCATTTTTCTCGGCCTCAATGCCCTGGTGGCCGCCATGGACGAGGCCACCCGGGCCGGCACGGCCTTTGTGTTCGGCTATGTGGGCGGCGGCCCGGCTCCCTTTGCCGCAACCGATCCGGGCGCGAGCTTTATCCTCGGCTTCCAGGCCCTGCCCCTGGTCATCGTCATCGCCGCCCTGGCCGCCCTGCTCTATTACTGGAATATCCTGCCCCATGTCGTCCGGGCCTTTTCCCTGCTGCTTGAAAAGGTCATGGGCATCGGCGGCGTGCTGGGCGTGGGGGCCGGGGGCTGCATCTTTCTCGGCATGATCGAAGCCCCGCTGCTCATTCGTCCCTATTTAAACCGCATGACCCGCAGCGAACTGTTTGCCATGATGACCACCGGCATGTCCTGCATCGCCGGCACCATGCTCATGCTCTACGCCACGGTCTTGAAATCCGTCATCCCCGATGCCCTGGGGCACATCCTGACCGCCTCGGTCATCCACGCCCCGGCAGCCCTGCTTATTGCCGGGCTGATGCTGCCGGAAACCGGCCAGCCGACCCTTGGCCGCACCATCCCCAAGTCCACGGCCTCAGGCAGCATGGACGCCATTGTGTCGGGCACGGCCGACGGTCTTCGCCTGTTCTGGAGCATCATCGCCACCCTGCTCGTCTTCGTGGCCCTGGTGAAACTGGCCAACATCCTTCTTGGGGCCATGCCCGATCTGGCCGGCGCACCGATCACCCTGGAACGGGCCTTGGGCGTCCTCATGGCCCCGGCCGCCTGGCTCATCGGCGTGCCCTGGGCCGAGGCGTCCACGGCCGGGACGCTCCTTGGCGCCAAGATCGTGCTCAATGAATTTATTGCCTTCATCGACATGGCCAAACTGCCGGCCGGGTCGCTGTCGGACCACTCCCGCCTCATTATGACCTATGCCATGTGCAGCTTCGCCAACTGCGGCTCGGTGGGCATCCTGCTGGCCGGCCTGACCTCGCTTTGCCCGGAACGCAAGGCCGAGATCACGTCTCTGGGGGGGCGGGCGCTGCTTGGCGGTGTGCTGGCGTCGCTGTCGACGGGTGCTGTGGTGGGGATTCTGGCAGCGTTTTAGCCGGAAGACTCCGCTCCTTCTCGGCCACATGCAAGCCGACAAGCCGGGCCATGAAAAAGACCATGTAGAACTGGCCGGCAATGCCCTCAAGCACGGACAGCGTCCGGGCCACCGGCGAAATGGGTACGATGTCGCCGTAGCCAGTGGTCAAGAGCGACACATAACTGAAGAAAAAGAGCAGCCGATCCTGCTCCTGATCAGACAGATTGTGCCCGTGGACCGTAAAATCAAAGGCTGCCGGGTTGATACGGACGACGAGAGAATAGAGTACATACCACATGGCTCCGATAAACATATAAACACACAAACCGCCAAGGACTGTATCCAGATCGACCCGACGTTGCCGGGACAGATACTGCGAAACCTCCACGGCCGTAAAAAGAATGACGCTGGCAACGAGAAAATCTCCAACAATATCTACATAGAGAAATCCTATTGTGTATTTTATCACAACAATAAAGGCGCAACATCCTGTCAGGACGCAATTTACATTGTTTAACAGACTTTTTCCGGCGATGCCCAAGGCTGCCAGCAATATCCCCAGAAAGAGGAGATCCTGTATGACAGCCCCTATGGCGCCGACGACAAACGGCGAGGCTATAAGCTGGAGCAACAAGGCCGCCAGCAGCCAGTGAAATCGTTTGCTGGTGGTGGTGACCGCTGTTGCGATATGGGGCGAGACGGTGGGCATGCGATATTCCTTTCGAAAAGGGCTACACGAGCCGGCAGCCGGCGGCAAGGAAGCAAGGGATTACAGCAGGGCCGCACCGCTTAACAGCATGACGAAGCGTTTGTAGAGGTCGACGTCAAAAGAGCCGGCCATTTCATGGCGCATGATGCGAAGGGCTTCAAAAGGACGCACGGCATCGGCATAGCAGCGTCTGGAGGTCAGGGCGTCGTAGACATCGGCCAGGGACACGGCCCGGACGTGGAGTGGGATAGCCTCGCCGGCCCTGCCTCCGGGATACCCCTTCCCGTCGAGCTTTTCGTGGTGCATGAGAATGCATTCCCGGGCCAGACGCGACAGGGACAATCCCCGGCAAAGCCGCACACCCAAAGCCGGATGCTCTTTTACGGTCAGAAATTCCCCGGGCGTGAGCCTTCCGGGTTTGGACAGGACGGCCGGGTCAACGGCCTCCTTGCCGCTGTCGTGCAACAGCGCCCCGACGCCGGCCTGGACGATCGTGGGCGTGGGCAGCCCCAGGGAACGCAGCAGAAAAACCGTGTACACAAAGACATGCACGCCGTGGCTGTAGACATCATAGTCATGAGCCATGAGCGCCCCCATCCGGGCCAGTCCGGCCTCGGAGCACAAAAACGCCACGCTATCGCGGGCATAGCCCACAAACAGCCGGCCATGCACGTCGGAGACGGCCTGGGGCAGGCGCTCCCGGATGAGATCACTGACGATGTCGCAGCAATTATGGTAAAAAACCGTAGCCTTGTCCGCGATGGGCAGTTGTGCGCCAAGAAGCGCCCCAGGCAAATGACGGCGCATGTAGGCGCGGTAGCTGTCCCGCTCGTCCCGGTGGATGAAGACCGTGCGCACGCCGTATTCACCCAGCATTTCCCGGCGTACCCCGGTGAGCGCTTCGCCGCTTCGGGCAAACAGGGTATGCGTATCGCCGTGGCGCAAATAGATATGAAATTCTCCCGGGGCATGGGGAAATATATGCCCCACCGGGATCGGGTGGTACTCACTGGCCGGATCGACCGACGGCGGCGGTGCAAGCTGCGTCATCGTGGGTTTGACTTTGTTACATTTTCTGTTCAGTTTTTTTGGTGATTTGCGCCCAGGCTCTCACGCCCAGTCTTTGAGCCGCTGTAATGCCGGCATTTTCTAAAACAAACCTTATTCCCTGGCCCGAAAGTCAACTTTCCTCCGAGGGTTAGCAAAACCCGGGCCGAAAAAGGGGGACCTTCATGTGCGGCAGATTCGCCCTGGCCGTGCCGCGTCGGCTGGTGGCCGAAGCCATGGGTGTACCGGATATGCCCGAGGTCCCGGCCCGACCGGAAATTTTCCCGTCGCAACTCATTGAAGCCGTGTTCACGGCCCGGGAGAGCGCACGGCGTATGGCCGGTCTTTTTCGGTGGGGATTTGTCCCGGTCTTTCTCAAGGACGATCCGGCAGCGCGGCCTATGATCAATGCCCGGTGTGAAACCGTGCTCACCCTGCCCTCGTTCCGGGCGGCGGCCCGCTACCGGCGCTGCATCGTGCCGGCCGAGGGCTACTATGAATGGCGCAAGGACCCCGGAGGACGCAAAACGCGGTTTTTCCTGAGCGTTCCAGGGACGCCAGTCCTTGGGCTCGCCGGCATCTATGAACGCGCAGTCACCACTGCCGGCGAGGTGCGCGACACCGTGGCCATTCTCACCCGGCCAGCCGAAGGCGTGGCGGCCGCTGTCCACCCCCGGATGCCGCTTGTCATCGCCACCCAGGCCATGGAGGCTTGGCTTGATCCCGGACGCACCGAACGGACGGACATCGAACCGCTGTTGGCTCTGGCTCCGCCCGGGGGACTCAAGGCCAGCGCGGCTCCGGGGGAGCCGTCGCTGCTGGTGCTGTGAGGAAGGAACCGCCCTGGAAGAGGGCCTTTGGGCGAGGAGTCGTTGCAGCGTGCGCCTAGCCTGTGAAAAAAGCCGGCGCGCTGCGGTGGGTCAGCCCTGCTCCGGCTCCGAAAGCGCTGCTGCGCTGGGCCGTTCGTAGGGGGCAACGAACGTAAAACAACTGCCCGATCCTGGCATGCTGGCAACCGTCAGCCGACCGCCCATGGCCTGGGCCAGTTTGCCGGCAATGGCCAGTCCCAGGCCCGCGCCGCCAAAACGCCGGGTCTTGCTGCCGTCGGCCTGACGAAATGGCTCAAAAATGGTCTCGCTCTGGTCAGGGGCAAGCCCGATGCCGGTATCGCGGACCGCCAGGGCGAGGACCACCGACGGCACTGGAGTCGCCATGTCTCCGGGAGGCTGGTCCTCGACGGTTGCCACGACTGCGATCGTGCCCGTTTCCGTGAATTTGACGGCATTGCTGAGCAAGGCAGCCAGGATCTGGCGCAGCCCGCCGCCGTCGCCGACCACCAGCTCCGGAATCCGACGGTCCACGGTCCAGGTCAGGGCCAGCCCCTTTTGTATGGCCGCCCCGCCAAAGGAATTGACCACGCCCTCAATGATATTGGCTACGCTAAAGGGCGCCCGGCGTGTCTGCACGTCTCCGGAATCGAGGCGGGCAAAATCAAGGACACTCTCCAGCAGGGCGGCCAGGGTGCGGCCGGATTCCTTGAGCGTCTCAATGAGTTCCTGCTGTTCGGCAGTCAGGGCCGTGATTCCGAGCAGTTCGGCCATGCCCAGAATGCCATTTAAGGGGGTGCGGATCTCATGGGACATGTTGTCCATGAATTCGTGCTTGAGCCGTTCAGCGGCCAGGGTGGCCTCCTCGGCCAGCCGACGATCCGTGACGTCTTCCATGATCCAGATGGAACCTTCCTGGGGACGGTCGGCGTACAGCACCTGGCCGATCAGGCGACACCAGAAATGCACACCATCGCTGCGACGCATGACAGAGACGGTGTCCACCCGCTCCCCTCGGCCAAGCACCGGGTAGAATCGTTGGCCAAAGGCTTCAAATGCGGCCTGGTCCAGATAAAACGCCGCCGTGGAAAGACCGGCCGCCTTCCCCTGCTCCAGGCTGAAAAGCTCGTGAAACCGCGGGTTGGCCCGCCGTACAACGCGGTCGGCGACAAAAGCGATGCCGATGGGGCTGTTTTCAAAAATGTAGTTGAGACTGCGGTGGGATTCCTCCAAGGCCTTTTCGGCCTTGCGTCGTTCTCCCATCTCGTGGCGCAACTCCTGATTGGCCCGTCGCAGGTCTTCGGCCCGCTCCGCAACGTCGCGTTCAAGCACAGCCAGGGTCTGCCGGTTTTGGGCATCCACCCTCTTTTGCGCCGTGATGTTGCGGGCAACGCAAACAACCCCGGCCATCTGGCCCGTTTGGTCCATGACCGGGGTTTTGAGCACTTGCAACCAGACCGAACGGTCATCGCGTTCGACAACATATTCAAACATCTGAGGCTGCCCGGAGGCCATGACTGTCTGATCGGCCTGGCGGTGGCGGTTGGCGCTGGAAGCCGGAAACGCCGTGAAATCGGTGCTGCCCACAATCGCCTGGGCCGGAATGCCGAACAGCTCGCAAAATGCCCGGTTCACATACCGATAGGTGAAGCTGGCGTCCTTGAAAAAAAAGATGTCCGACGAAGCATCCACCATGGCCCAACACAGGCTTGGGTCGAGAGGCGGCATTGCGGGGTCAATCATGAGGCCAACTCTAGCGCAGACAGCTTCGGTGCGGCAACGGATTTCATACTGGCAAGGCGTGGCCGGGAGACGGCGGGAAAACCGCTGGCGACGGCCTTCCCCGCCATTGCCGGGCCGAAGAAAATATGGTTAGGTCCAGCCCACATAACGCGGCCTTTGCCGGCCGCATGGGAGCATTCATGCGCAAATCCGCTTTGCCGGTGCTGTTGGCCACCAGCCTGTTTATCGCTTCGTCCCCGGTTTGGGCCGGCCAGGAACCTCAAGCCGCCCCCCCGTCCGAGCAGCCGGCAGCGCAACCGACAGCGCAACCAGCCAAGGCCAGCGGCCCTTCCACCACGCGCTCGGATGCGGCCGAAGCCCGCTACCGCGCCTGGGTGGACAAAGAGCATGCCCAGGACGCCGCGGAATTTGCCAAGGAAAAATCCAAGGTCGAAGACAAATACAAAGGCTACGTGCGCCCCAAACGGGAGAAAAAGGGCGGCAAGGCCGAGCCTGCTGACAAGCCGGCCAAGCCCTGACCCCCGCTTTCAGCCTGCTGCCTAGCGGCCGGCTTACCCCCGGCACAACGCCTCGGCCATGACGCCGGCCACCTCGCCCAGTTCGCCGCAGACCGTTATTCCCGCTTGCTCCAGACAGGCCAGTTTTTCGGCCGCGCCGCCGGGACGCTCCAAAAGCGCCCCGGCATGGCCAAGGGTGCGCCCCGGCGGCGCGGTCAAACCGGCCACAAAGGCCAGCACCGGCTTGGGGTAGACCGTACGCTGCACGTATTCGGCCAGCTCCTCCTCAGCCGTGCCGCCGACCTCGCCGATGACCATGACCGCCTTGACCCGCGCATCATCGCGCACCATCTCGCACAGCTCGACAAACCCCGCCCCGCCAAACGGATCGCCCCCGATGCCGACGGCCAATGCCTGCCCGATGCCGGCTGCCGTCAGTCGTGAAGCGACTTCGTAGGTGAGCGTGCCGCTGCGTGAAAAAACCGCCGTCGGTCCAGGCGAAAACGGTTCCACCGGCATGATGCCGGCCAGGAACTGCTTCCCCGGCACAATGAATCCCGGCGAATTGGGACCGATGACCAGCGTCCCCCGACCGGCCAGGGCAGCGCGCACCAGCAGCATGTCGCGCTGGGGGATGCCGTCGGTGATGCAGACAATGCGCGCCACGCCAGCGGCCGCCGCCTCCAGCACGGCGTCGGCCGCGCCGGGGGCAGGGACGAAAATGACGGACAGGTCGATATCGTGCTCGGCCACGGCTTCGGCCACGGTGTCGTAGACCGGCGTCCCGTCCACCATACTCCCGCCCCGAAACGGGGTGACCCCGGCCACCACCTGCACGCCATAGGCCCGCATCCGCTTCGCATGGGCGCTGCCGGCCCGGCCGGTCAGGCCCTGGATAAGCACCCGGGCGTCCGGTCCCAGATCGAGCAGACCCGGCAGTACCGGTCCGCGTGGACCACACCCGGCCCGGCGGATCACGGATCGGTTCAGCGGCGGCTGGGGACAGATTGCCGCCCCGGTCACAGCCTGGGGTCGCCCAGGGCTCGGCACAACTTCGGAAAGCATGGCCACGGCCTGATCCATATCCTCAGCCACCAACACCCGCCCCCCGGACATGGCCCGCAGCCGGTCCGCGCCGGCCTTGGCCGCATTGCCGGCAAAACGGACCACCAACGGCCGGCCCGGCCCGTCGCCAAGGGCCTTGGCCAACGCCTCGGCCACGTCGGCACAGGACAGGATGCCGCCGTACATGTTGACGCAGCAGGCTTCCACGGCCGGGTCGGCAAAAAGAAGGTCAAAGGCCGCCCGCAATCGGACCGCATCGGCCGTGCCGCCAAAATCAAGGAAATTGGCCGCCGGCAGTCCCGCCGCCCCCAGGGCGTCCATGGTGGCCATGGCCAGTCCAGCGCCGTTGGCCACCAGCCCCACCCGGCCGGACAAGCTCACAAACGACAGCCGATGGACAGCCGCCTGGCGTTCGGCCGGCGTGGCAAAGCGGTCGTCGCCAAACTGGGCCAGCTTCGGGCGCTGGGCCACGACGTTGTCATCGATGATGCACTTGGCGTCCAAGGCCACGAAGCGTCCCTCGGCCGTAACGGCCAGGGGATTGATCTCGGCCAGGAGCAAGCCGTACTCGGCCACGGCTCCAAAAAGCCGGCCAAGCAGGCTCTCGAAGGCGGCCCAGGTCTCCCGCTCCAGGCGAAGATGGAAAAAAGCGGCCCGGGCCAGCCAGTCCGGACAGACCAGCGACGGCGGCACATCCAGGACCAGCAGGTCCGGGGTACCGGCCAGCGTTTCGACATCCACGCCGCCCTGGCGGCCAAGGGTCAGACAAAAGCTCTTGCGCTGCCTGGAGACGCCAAGCGAGAGGTAGCAGGCCCGCGTATGGGCGACGGCAGCCTCCAGACGCAAAAAAGGCGGCGTCATGCCGCCAAATTGCCGGGCAAAAAGTGTGTCTGCGGCCCCGGCGAGATCGGCGGCGGCATCCACGCGGACCACGCCCCCGGCCTTGCCGCGACCGCCGCCAAGGGTCTGGGCCTTTACATAGTAGGGACCGGTGAACGGCGGGATCACCGGCGCGCCGCCGGGTTCAAGGACAAGGCCGGGCGGCGTCTGGATGCCGGCTTCGGCCAGAAGCGCCTTGCCGGCGTGTTCGGTCAACAGCATGGGCGCGCTCCTTGGGGGTGTCCGAGGCTGGTTGCGGGAGTTCTTCCGTCATGCCCGCCTTTACGGGAAAAAGCCACTGCCTCGGGCCATAATCCATCCGGTTCAATCGTCGGTCATGATGTTGGTCAGATCCATGCGCACCCCGTTGGTCTCCTCTTCCCCGGCCGGGTCCGGCAGGGCGATGGGCTGGCCGAAGTGCTTTTTCGCCTCCTGATAGCCAAGGTTCAAGGCCTTCAGGTTGGCGTCACGGATTTTCTCGGGCAAGGCGGTCTTGAGGCTCTTTCGCATGGCCTCGATGCGGGCAAAGGGCAGCAGAAAAGCCACCGCGCCCAAAGCCACGACATTGGTGGCCTGGGGCACCCCCACCTTCTCCCGGGCCAGCCGGGTGAAAGGCAGACCCAAAAAGACATTGGTCGGGCTTTGACGCACCAGTTCCGAATCGACCAACAGCGTGCCCCGGGGCTTGAGGTAAGAATAATAGCCGGCCGCAGCCTCCTGGGACAGGGCCACCAGCAGATCAAGATATTCGGTCTTGGGGTAGCTGATGGGTTCGGAGCTGACGACCAGATCCGACCGGCTGGCCCCGCCCCGGGCCTCGGGACCATAGCTCTGGGTCTGGGTGACGTAGTAGCCGTGCCCCAGAGCCAGGGCCTGGCCCAGGAGCTTGCCCATGGTCAGGATGCCCTGGCCGCCAAGGCCCGAGAGCCGTATTTCGTAGCGCGCCAGCACCTGCCTGACGCCGTTGCCGTTGGCCGCGCCGTTGCCGCTACCCTCTCCCGCCCCGCTCATGCCGCACCTCCCTTTTTCGCCCGCAGTCCCTGGCACATGGCCGCGTAGCGCGTCTCCAGTCCGGGAACGTCGCGGCGCACGAAACTGCCGATGGGAATCTTGCCGCCGGGGTCTTCCAGCTTGGCATACCGCTCCAGCGGCAGGCAGGAGTTTTTAAGCCAACGAAACATCTCCACCGCGCTTTTAAAGCCGTTGCCGCGCCCGTACTGGGTGAAGCACGGGGTAAGGGCCTCGACCAGATTGAACCCCGGCCGGGTCAGGGCGTCGGTCAGCAGCGCATCGAGTTCCTTGACGTGAAAGACCGTGCCCCGCGACACCCCGGCCGCCCCGGCCGCCCGGGTCAGTTCCACAATGTCGAAGGCGCTTTCCAGCTGTCCCATGGGGCTGGTGTGGGAATAGGCCCCTTCGGGGGTGGTGGAGGAGCACTGGCCGCCGGTCATGCCGTAGATGAAGTTATTGAGCACCAGGGCGGTCACGCCGATATTGCGCCGGGCGGCATGGATGAGATGGTTGCCGCCAATGGAGAAGGCGTCGCCGTCGCCCATGACTGCGATGACGGTGAGTTTGGGGTTGGCCATCTTGATGCCGGTGGCCACGGTCAGCGCCCGCCCGTGGGTGGTGTGCACGGTGTTGAAGTCCACATAGGCGGCGATGCGGCCGGAACAGCCGATGCCGGCCACGATGACCACGTTGTCCTTGGCAAGGCCCAGGGCATGCACGCTTCGCACCAGGGAGCCAAGCACGATGCCATGGCCGCAGCCCGGGCAAAAGACGAGCGGGAACTTCTTGTTATGCCGCAGGTAATGGTGGATCAGCTGGGTGATTTCGGCCATGTCACGCGATCTCCTTGAGTATCTGGGAGGGCGTTATGATCTGTCCGTCGATACGGTTGATGGTGCGCACGGTGGTATGCCCTTCGTTGACCCGTTTGACCTCGCGCGAGAGCTGCCCCATGTTGAGTTCCGGCACCACCGCCAGCCGGGTGGAGCGCAACAGCGGCTCCACATGGCGGCGGGGGAAGGGATAGAGGGTCTTAAGCACCAGCAGCCCCGCCCGAACGCCGGCTTCCCGGGCTTGCCGCACCGCCAGCCGGGCCGAGCGGGCCACGCAGCCATAGGCAATGACCACCACTTCGGCGTCAGCCGTTTCGACATGCTCGACGAGCTGGATGTCTTCGAAAAACCGGTCGATCTTGCGAAACTGGCGTTCCGTGAGCGCCCGCACTTCCTCGGGCCGGCTGGTGGGAAAGCCCTGGGCGTCGTGGGTCAGCCCGGTGACATGGAAGCGGTAGCCCGAGCCTATGGGCGGCATGGGCGGCACGCCGCGCATCGTTTCCTCAAAGGGTTTGTACCATTCCGGCGGCATGGTCGGGGTCAGGCGGGAGACGATCTCGAAATCGCCGGGCTCGGGCAGGCTGATCTTTTCCCGGGTGTGGGCAGTGATCTCATCAAGCAGCAAAATGACCGGGGTACGGTACTTTTCGGCGAAATTAAAGGCCGTAACAGCCATCTCCACACACTCGGGCACATCAGTGGCCGAAAGGACAATGATGGGGTGATCGCCGTGCGCCCCCCAGCGGGCCTGCTGCACGTCGCCCTGGCCCGGGCTGGTGGGCAGACCGGTGCTGGCCCCGCCGCGCATGACATTGACCAGGACCAGCGGCGTCTCGGTCATGGCCGCATAGCCGATCTGCTCCTGCA
The DNA window shown above is from Desulfovibrio sp. TomC and carries:
- a CDS encoding 2-oxoacid:acceptor oxidoreductase subunit alpha, with product MTTPRNKRREAFLLGNEAVVEGALAAGCSFYAGYPITPSTEIMECMAKRLPHVPDGVFIQMEDEIASMGAIIGGSLAGRKVMTATSGPGFSLMQEQIGYAAMTETPLVLVNVMRGGASTGLPTSPGQGDVQQARWGAHGDHPIIVLSATDVPECVEMAVTAFNFAEKYRTPVILLLDEITAHTREKISLPEPGDFEIVSRLTPTMPPEWYKPFEETMRGVPPMPPIGSGYRFHVTGLTHDAQGFPTSRPEEVRALTERQFRKIDRFFEDIQLVEHVETADAEVVVIAYGCVARSARLAVRQAREAGVRAGLLVLKTLYPFPRRHVEPLLRSTRLAVVPELNMGQLSREVKRVNEGHTTVRTINRIDGQIITPSQILKEIA